From the Pseudomonadota bacterium genome, the window TAGACGGTGTATCTTCCCTTTGGGCAAATATTCACGGGCATGGTCGGGAAGAAATTAATCAGGCTATAACTGATCAGCTTAAAAAGATATCTCACTCAACGCTTCTTGGCCTTACACATCCCAATGCAGTTATTCTGGCAAAGCAACTTTCAGAGATAGCACCCAAAAATCTTAATTGGGTATTTTATTCGGAAAGCGGCTCAACCGCTGTTGAAATTGCTATAAAAATGGCTTTTCAATACTGGCAAAATTCCGGAAAGAAAGAGAAAACCGGATTTATATGTCTTGAAGAAGGATATCATGGCGATACGATAGGTGCCGTCAGTGTTGGAGGAATTGAACTTTTTCATGAAATTTACTCCCCGCTTCTTTTTAAATCCCATAAAGCGCCATCGCCTTATCTATACTGCAAGAGAAATAAAATCCCGTTTGATGAGGGTGCCGGGTTGTGTGCTGATGAAGTAAAAAAACTTCTTGAAAAACATCATGAAAAAATTGCAGCATTCATCATAGAGCCGCTTATGCAGGGCGCAGGCGGCATGCTGCCTTTTCCAGCCGGGTATCTTAAGAAAGTATGGGAATACTGCCGTCAATACGATGTGCTTCTAATTGCAGATGAAGTTGCTGTCGGTTTTGGACATACAGGCACAATGTTTGCCTGTGAGAAGGAAAATGTTGAGCCTGACATTCTTTGCCTTGGAAAAGGACTGACCGGAGGATATCTTCCTCTGGCGGCAACATTAGCCAATGATAAAGTATTTAATGCTT encodes:
- the bioA gene encoding adenosylmethionine--8-amino-7-oxononanoate transaminase encodes the protein MLDKKELLDNDKNHLWHPFTQMKEWDQSEPLVIDKGQGNYLIDIDGNRYLDGVSSLWANIHGHGREEINQAITDQLKKISHSTLLGLTHPNAVILAKQLSEIAPKNLNWVFYSESGSTAVEIAIKMAFQYWQNSGKKEKTGFICLEEGYHGDTIGAVSVGGIELFHEIYSPLLFKSHKAPSPYLYCKRNKIPFDEGAGLCADEVKKLLEKHHEKIAAFIIEPLMQGAGGMLPFPAGYLKKVWEYCRQYDVLLIADEVAVGFGHTGTMFACEKENVEPDILCLGKGLTGGYLPLAATLANDKVFNAFWSDYAELKNFFHGHTFTGNPLACAAAIASLEIFKKDQTLEKLPAKIKTLKDGLESLLKLDFVGDVRQCGLMAGVEIFKDKSKQSPFPLDRRIGHNICLDIRNHGVILRNLGDVIVFMPPLSITSDEIMHMIESVKKSILKICK